Proteins encoded by one window of Castor canadensis chromosome 2, mCasCan1.hap1v2, whole genome shotgun sequence:
- the LOC109697443 gene encoding NXPE family member 1 isoform X1, giving the protein MSSNMMLQKMLVLTSLLVVAWIIFTISQNSTKLWSALNISISFHHMNTSTKSSCPETPTTPVKSPTETELRVREIAKKLDQLIPPRPFTHVNTTTSTKHSTATILNPQDTYCRGDLLDVLLEARDHLGHRKKYGGDFLRARMSSPALKAGASGKVTDFNNSTYLVTFTLFWEGQVSLSVLLIHPSEGVSALWRARNQGYDRITFLGKFINGTSQVITKCHLVPNSNSELCEYLYGRGQEVFYCTKPQHMPCDALTHVSTRNQKVSYLTVKENILFQKSKVGVEMMKDFKHIHVSQCNKSENIKEKCQIGMEIPVPGGYTLQRKWITTSCRQIQLDTNKINGCLKGKLIYLLGDSTLRQWIEYLPKVMKTLKFFDLHGTGYFKKYLLMDASRHTQIQWKKHSYPFLTVQFYSVIDDGYIAREIDRILGDRNTAIVITFGQHFRPFPINMFIRRAINIRKAIERLFLRSPDTKVIIKTENVRETLNTDIERFTNFHGYIQYLIMKDIFKDLNVGVIDAWDMTIAYDANMLHPPDYVVGNQIDMFLNYIC; this is encoded by the exons ATGTCCTCAAATATGATGCTTCAAAAAATGCTGGTGTTGACATCTCTTTTAGTAGTTGCTTGGATAATTTTCACAATTTCTCAAAACTCCACAAAA CTTTGGTCTGCTCTAAATATATCCATCTCCTTCCATCACATGAATACCTCTACAAAATCCTCATGCCCTGAAACACCAACAACACCAGTCAAGTCACCAACAGAGACTGAGCTACGAGTCAGGGAGATCGCGAAGAAACTAGACCAGCTAATCCCACCCAGACCCTTCACCCATGTGAATACCACCACCAGCACCAAACACAGCACAGCCACCATCCTCAATCCTCAAGACACATACTGCAGGGGGGACTTGTTGGATGTCCTACTGGAGGCTAGGGACCACCTGGGACACAGGAAGAAATATGGTGGGGACTTCCTGAGGGCCAGGATGTCCTCCCCAGCCCTGAAAGCAGGAGCTTCAGGAAAGGTGACAGATTTCAACAACAGCACCTACCTTGTCACCTTCACTCTGTTCTGGGAGGGCCAGGTATCCCTGTCTGTCCTACTCATCCACCCAAGTGAAGGGGTGTCTGCTCTCTGGAGAGCAAGGAACCAAGGCTATGACAGAATTACATTCCTGGGTAAATTCATTAATGGTACCTCCCAAGTTATCACAAAATGTCACCTGGTGCCAAACTCAAACTCTGAATTATGTGAATATCTGTATGGTAGAGGCCAAGAAGTCTTCTATTGCACGAAGCCTCAACACATGCCCTGTGATGCCCTAACCCATGTGTCTAccagaaatcaaaaagtttcatATCTTACTGTCAAAGAAAACATCCTCTTCCAGAA GTCCAAAGTGGGAGTTGAAATGATGAAAGACTTTAAACATATTCATGTCTCCCAGTGTAACA AGagtgaaaacataaaagaaaaatgccaaattGGAATGGAGATTCCTGTACCTGGTGGCTATACTTTACAACGAAAATGGATAACAACATCTTGCAGACAGATTCAGTTGGATACAAATAAGATAAATGGATGCTTGAAAGGAAAACTCATTTACCTCCTGGGAGACTCTACCCTGCGCCAGTGGATTGAGTACTTACCCAAAGTTATGAAAA CACTGAAATTTTTTGATCTTCATGGAACtggatattttaagaaatatttgctaaTGGATGCTTCAAGACATACTCAGATTCAATGGAAAAAacatagctatccttttctcactGTTCAGTTCTACTCTGTGATAGATGATGGTTATATTGCTCGGGAAATTGACCGGATATTAGGCGACAGAAACACAGCCATCGTCATTACCTTCGGCCAGCACTTCAGACCCTTCCCCATCAACATGTTCATTCGCAGAGCCATCAATATCCGAAAGGCCATTGAACGACTGTTCCTAAGAAGCCCAGACACCAAAGTAATCATTAAGACAGAAAATGTCAGGGAGACATTGAACACAGATATAGAGAGGTTTACAAACTTCCATGGTTACATCCAATATCTTATCATGAAGGACATTTTCAAAGACCTCAATGTGGGTGTCATCGATGCCTGGGACATGACCATTGCATATGATGCCAATATGCTCCATCCACCTGATTATGTTGTTGGAAATCAGATTGACATGTTCTTAAACTATATTTGCTAA
- the LOC109697443 gene encoding NXPE family member 1 isoform X3 gives MSSPALKAGASGKVTDFNNSTYLVTFTLFWEGQVSLSVLLIHPSEGVSALWRARNQGYDRITFLGKFINGTSQVITKCHLVPNSNSELCEYLYGRGQEVFYCTKPQHMPCDALTHVSTRNQKVSYLTVKENILFQKSKVGVEMMKDFKHIHVSQCNSKSFLENIKEKCQIGMEIPVPGGYTLQRKWITTSCRQIQLDTNKINGCLKGKLIYLLGDSTLRQWIEYLPKVMKTLKFFDLHGTGYFKKYLLMDASRHTQIQWKKHSYPFLTVQFYSVIDDGYIAREIDRILGDRNTAIVITFGQHFRPFPINMFIRRAINIRKAIERLFLRSPDTKVIIKTENVRETLNTDIERFTNFHGYIQYLIMKDIFKDLNVGVIDAWDMTIAYDANMLHPPDYVVGNQIDMFLNYIC, from the exons ATGTCCTCCCCAGCCCTGAAAGCAGGAGCTTCAGGAAAGGTGACAGATTTCAACAACAGCACCTACCTTGTCACCTTCACTCTGTTCTGGGAGGGCCAGGTATCCCTGTCTGTCCTACTCATCCACCCAAGTGAAGGGGTGTCTGCTCTCTGGAGAGCAAGGAACCAAGGCTATGACAGAATTACATTCCTGGGTAAATTCATTAATGGTACCTCCCAAGTTATCACAAAATGTCACCTGGTGCCAAACTCAAACTCTGAATTATGTGAATATCTGTATGGTAGAGGCCAAGAAGTCTTCTATTGCACGAAGCCTCAACACATGCCCTGTGATGCCCTAACCCATGTGTCTAccagaaatcaaaaagtttcatATCTTACTGTCAAAGAAAACATCCTCTTCCAGAA GTCCAAAGTGGGAGTTGAAATGATGAAAGACTTTAAACATATTCATGTCTCCCAGTGTAACAGTAAGTCTTTTCT tgaaaacataaaagaaaaatgccaaattGGAATGGAGATTCCTGTACCTGGTGGCTATACTTTACAACGAAAATGGATAACAACATCTTGCAGACAGATTCAGTTGGATACAAATAAGATAAATGGATGCTTGAAAGGAAAACTCATTTACCTCCTGGGAGACTCTACCCTGCGCCAGTGGATTGAGTACTTACCCAAAGTTATGAAAA CACTGAAATTTTTTGATCTTCATGGAACtggatattttaagaaatatttgctaaTGGATGCTTCAAGACATACTCAGATTCAATGGAAAAAacatagctatccttttctcactGTTCAGTTCTACTCTGTGATAGATGATGGTTATATTGCTCGGGAAATTGACCGGATATTAGGCGACAGAAACACAGCCATCGTCATTACCTTCGGCCAGCACTTCAGACCCTTCCCCATCAACATGTTCATTCGCAGAGCCATCAATATCCGAAAGGCCATTGAACGACTGTTCCTAAGAAGCCCAGACACCAAAGTAATCATTAAGACAGAAAATGTCAGGGAGACATTGAACACAGATATAGAGAGGTTTACAAACTTCCATGGTTACATCCAATATCTTATCATGAAGGACATTTTCAAAGACCTCAATGTGGGTGTCATCGATGCCTGGGACATGACCATTGCATATGATGCCAATATGCTCCATCCACCTGATTATGTTGTTGGAAATCAGATTGACATGTTCTTAAACTATATTTGCTAA
- the LOC109697443 gene encoding NXPE family member 1 isoform X2 produces the protein MSSPALKAGASGKVTDFNNSTYLVTFTLFWEGQVSLSVLLIHPSEGVSALWRARNQGYDRITFLGKFINGTSQVITKCHLVPNSNSELCEYLYGRGQEVFYCTKPQHMPCDALTHVSTRNQKVSYLTVKENILFQKSKVGVEMMKDFKHIHVSQCNISLLPESENIKEKCQIGMEIPVPGGYTLQRKWITTSCRQIQLDTNKINGCLKGKLIYLLGDSTLRQWIEYLPKVMKTLKFFDLHGTGYFKKYLLMDASRHTQIQWKKHSYPFLTVQFYSVIDDGYIAREIDRILGDRNTAIVITFGQHFRPFPINMFIRRAINIRKAIERLFLRSPDTKVIIKTENVRETLNTDIERFTNFHGYIQYLIMKDIFKDLNVGVIDAWDMTIAYDANMLHPPDYVVGNQIDMFLNYIC, from the exons ATGTCCTCCCCAGCCCTGAAAGCAGGAGCTTCAGGAAAGGTGACAGATTTCAACAACAGCACCTACCTTGTCACCTTCACTCTGTTCTGGGAGGGCCAGGTATCCCTGTCTGTCCTACTCATCCACCCAAGTGAAGGGGTGTCTGCTCTCTGGAGAGCAAGGAACCAAGGCTATGACAGAATTACATTCCTGGGTAAATTCATTAATGGTACCTCCCAAGTTATCACAAAATGTCACCTGGTGCCAAACTCAAACTCTGAATTATGTGAATATCTGTATGGTAGAGGCCAAGAAGTCTTCTATTGCACGAAGCCTCAACACATGCCCTGTGATGCCCTAACCCATGTGTCTAccagaaatcaaaaagtttcatATCTTACTGTCAAAGAAAACATCCTCTTCCAGAA GTCCAAAGTGGGAGTTGAAATGATGAAAGACTTTAAACATATTCATGTCTCCCAGTGTAACA TATCACTGTTACCAGAGagtgaaaacataaaagaaaaatgccaaattGGAATGGAGATTCCTGTACCTGGTGGCTATACTTTACAACGAAAATGGATAACAACATCTTGCAGACAGATTCAGTTGGATACAAATAAGATAAATGGATGCTTGAAAGGAAAACTCATTTACCTCCTGGGAGACTCTACCCTGCGCCAGTGGATTGAGTACTTACCCAAAGTTATGAAAA CACTGAAATTTTTTGATCTTCATGGAACtggatattttaagaaatatttgctaaTGGATGCTTCAAGACATACTCAGATTCAATGGAAAAAacatagctatccttttctcactGTTCAGTTCTACTCTGTGATAGATGATGGTTATATTGCTCGGGAAATTGACCGGATATTAGGCGACAGAAACACAGCCATCGTCATTACCTTCGGCCAGCACTTCAGACCCTTCCCCATCAACATGTTCATTCGCAGAGCCATCAATATCCGAAAGGCCATTGAACGACTGTTCCTAAGAAGCCCAGACACCAAAGTAATCATTAAGACAGAAAATGTCAGGGAGACATTGAACACAGATATAGAGAGGTTTACAAACTTCCATGGTTACATCCAATATCTTATCATGAAGGACATTTTCAAAGACCTCAATGTGGGTGTCATCGATGCCTGGGACATGACCATTGCATATGATGCCAATATGCTCCATCCACCTGATTATGTTGTTGGAAATCAGATTGACATGTTCTTAAACTATATTTGCTAA
- the LOC109697443 gene encoding NXPE family member 1 isoform X4 — MSSPALKAGASGKVTDFNNSTYLVTFTLFWEGQVSLSVLLIHPSEGVSALWRARNQGYDRITFLGKFINGTSQVITKCHLVPNSNSELCEYLYGRGQEVFYCTKPQHMPCDALTHVSTRNQKVSYLTVKENILFQKSKVGVEMMKDFKHIHVSQCNTLKFFDLHGTGYFKKYLLMDASRHTQIQWKKHSYPFLTVQFYSVIDDGYIAREIDRILGDRNTAIVITFGQHFRPFPINMFIRRAINIRKAIERLFLRSPDTKVIIKTENVRETLNTDIERFTNFHGYIQYLIMKDIFKDLNVGVIDAWDMTIAYDANMLHPPDYVVGNQIDMFLNYIC, encoded by the exons ATGTCCTCCCCAGCCCTGAAAGCAGGAGCTTCAGGAAAGGTGACAGATTTCAACAACAGCACCTACCTTGTCACCTTCACTCTGTTCTGGGAGGGCCAGGTATCCCTGTCTGTCCTACTCATCCACCCAAGTGAAGGGGTGTCTGCTCTCTGGAGAGCAAGGAACCAAGGCTATGACAGAATTACATTCCTGGGTAAATTCATTAATGGTACCTCCCAAGTTATCACAAAATGTCACCTGGTGCCAAACTCAAACTCTGAATTATGTGAATATCTGTATGGTAGAGGCCAAGAAGTCTTCTATTGCACGAAGCCTCAACACATGCCCTGTGATGCCCTAACCCATGTGTCTAccagaaatcaaaaagtttcatATCTTACTGTCAAAGAAAACATCCTCTTCCAGAA GTCCAAAGTGGGAGTTGAAATGATGAAAGACTTTAAACATATTCATGTCTCCCAGTGTAACA CACTGAAATTTTTTGATCTTCATGGAACtggatattttaagaaatatttgctaaTGGATGCTTCAAGACATACTCAGATTCAATGGAAAAAacatagctatccttttctcactGTTCAGTTCTACTCTGTGATAGATGATGGTTATATTGCTCGGGAAATTGACCGGATATTAGGCGACAGAAACACAGCCATCGTCATTACCTTCGGCCAGCACTTCAGACCCTTCCCCATCAACATGTTCATTCGCAGAGCCATCAATATCCGAAAGGCCATTGAACGACTGTTCCTAAGAAGCCCAGACACCAAAGTAATCATTAAGACAGAAAATGTCAGGGAGACATTGAACACAGATATAGAGAGGTTTACAAACTTCCATGGTTACATCCAATATCTTATCATGAAGGACATTTTCAAAGACCTCAATGTGGGTGTCATCGATGCCTGGGACATGACCATTGCATATGATGCCAATATGCTCCATCCACCTGATTATGTTGTTGGAAATCAGATTGACATGTTCTTAAACTATATTTGCTAA